The Prunus persica cultivar Lovell chromosome G8, Prunus_persica_NCBIv2, whole genome shotgun sequence genome includes a region encoding these proteins:
- the LOC18768544 gene encoding NEDD8-conjugating enzyme Ubc12, with product MIKLFKVKERQREIAANANGKPPVKKQSAGELRLHRDISELNLQKTCTISFPNGKDDLMNFEVTVCPDEGYYLGGTFMFTFQVSPVYPHEAPKVKCKTKVYHPNIDLEGNVCLNILREDWKPVLNINTIIYGLFHLFTQPNYEDPLNHDAAAVLRDNPKMFESNVRRAMAGGYVGQTLFPRCM from the exons ATGATTAAGCTATTTAAAGTGAAGGAAAGGCAGAGGGAGATTGCAGCAAATGCCAATGGAAAACCACCTGTTAAGAAGCAAAGTGCAGGAGAATTACGTCTTCACAGAG ATATCAGTGAGCTGAACCTACAAAAAACATGTACCATATCATTTCCCAATGGCAAAGACGACTTGATGAACTTTGAGGTTACTGTTTGCCCTGATGAAGGATATTATTT AGGTGGCACATTTATGTTCACGTTTCAAGTTTCTCCTGTCTACCCTCATGAGGCGCCAAAGGTCAAGTGCAAGACAAAG GTCTACCATCCTAATATTGACTTGGAAGGAAATGTCTGCCTCAACATTCTAAGAGAAGATTGGAAACCTGTTTTGAATATCAACACTATAATATATGGACTATTTCATCTTTTTACG CAACCCAATTATGAAGATCCCCTTAATCATGATGCAGCAGCCGTTCTAAGGGATAACCCGAAGATGTTTGAGTCCAACGTGAGAAGGGCGATGGCTGGTGGGTATGTGGGGCAAACCTTATTCCCACGCTGCATGTAG
- the LOC18767363 gene encoding dolichyl-diphosphooligosaccharide--protein glycosyltransferase 48 kDa subunit isoform X2 encodes MLKLLSVLTFLTLTLPFLTHSFSPDHPTDRRILVLLDDLALKSSHSLFFKSLQSRGFELDFKLADDPKISLQRYGLYSYDALILFSPSVDRFGGSIDLAAILDFVDSGHDLIIAADTNASDLIRQIAVECGVDFDEDPAAVVIDHTSYAVSDTEGDHTVIASDDFIKSDVILGSKKIEAPVLFQGIGHTVNSENSLVLKVLSASPSAYSANPKSKLSNPPSLTGSAISLVSVVQARNNARVLISGSLSLFSNRFFRSKVQKAGSPKKHEKSANEQFLTELSKWVFHERGHLKAVNVRHHKVGEADEPAIYRINDDLEYSVEIYEWHGKSWEPYVADDVQVQFYMMSPYVLKTLSTDQKGSYFTAFKVPDVYGVFQFKVEYQRLGYTSLSLSKQIPVRPFRHNEYERFIPAAYPYYGAAFSMMAGFFIFTVVHLYSK; translated from the exons ATGCTGAAGCTCCTAAGTGTCCTCACCTTCCTAACCCTAACCCTCCCATTTCTCACCCACTCTTTCTCGCCGGACCACCCAACCGATCGCCGGATCCTCGTCTTGCTCGACGACCTCGCCCTCAAATCCTCGCACTCCTTGTTTTTCAAGTCCCTGCAATCTCGAGGCTTCGAGCTCGATTTCAAGCTCGCCGATGATCCCAAGATCTCCTTGCAGCGTTACGGCCTGTATAGCTATGACGCCTTGATTCTCTTTTCTCCTTCGGTCGATC GGTTTGGAGGGTCCATTGACCTGGCTGCTATACTTGATTTTGTGGATAGCGGTCATGATTTGATCATTGCAGCTGATACCAATGCATCTGATTTGATCCGACAAATCGCAGTCGAGTGCGGAGTTGATTTTGATGAG GATCCAGCGGCTGTGGTCATAGATCACACAAGCTATGCAGTTTCCGACACTGAAGGAGATCATACAGTTATTGCTAGTGATGATTTCATCAAGTCTGATGTAATTTTAGGAAGCAAGAAAATTGAG GCTCCTGTACTTTTCCAGGGGATTGGCCATACGGTGAATTCTGAAAATAGCCTG GTTTTAAAAGTTCTCTCAGCTTCACCTTCAGCATATTCTGCTAACCCCAAAAGCAAGCTGTCAAATCCTCCTTCTCTCACTGGATCTGCTATATCTTTAGTTTCAGTTGTGCAG GCAAGAAACAATGCTCGGGTTTTGATCTCTGGTTCATTAAGTTTGTTTAGCAATAG GTTTTTCAGATCTAAGGTTCAGAAGGCTGGGAGCCCGAAGAA ACATGAGAAATCAGCTAATGAGCAGTTTCTGACTGAACTTAGCAAATGGGTTTTCCACGAAAGAGGTCATCTCAAG GCTGTGAATGTAAGACACCACAAAGTTGGGGAAGCAGATGAACCTGCAATTTACAGGATCAACGATGACttg GAATATTCGGTGGAGATTTATGAATGGCATGGAAAAAGTTGGGAGCCATATGTTGCTGATGATGTTCAAGTGCAGTTTTATATGATGAGTCCCTATGTTCTGAAAACCTTATCGACTGATCAGAAG GGCAGTTATTTTACAGCATTTAAAGTTCCAGATGTTTACGGGGTGTTCCAGTTCAAGGTTGAGTACCAGAGGCTTGGCTACACAAGTTTATCCCTATCAAAGCAG ATTCCTGTTCGGCCATTTAGACACAATGAATATGAAAGATTTATACCAGCAGCTTATCCCTATTATGGAGCAGCATTTTCTATG ATGGCAggcttcttcatcttcacgGTTGTCCACTTATACAGCAAGTAG
- the LOC18766575 gene encoding probable NAD(P)H dehydrogenase (quinone) FQR1-like 1, translating to MGKGGGCVPSKNRPPKGVSDQDLQNPESDGPVPDQNQTQTTQTNPIDHAIAQRQLRVFIVFYSMYGHVEVLARRIKKGVDSMDGVEGFLYRVPETLSSEVLEQMKVPKKDGNADEVPVILAERLVEADGLLFGFPTRYGSMAAQMKAFFDSTGHLWREQRLAGVPAGFFVSTGTQGGGQETTAWTAITQLAHHGMLYVPIGYTFGAGMFEMDSLRGGSPYGAGVLSGDGTRKPSETELALAEHQGKYMAGIVKRFAQPSFRAPGLGLD from the exons atgggtAAAGGAGGTGGTTGTGTGCCAAGTAAGAACAGGCCACCCAAAGGCGTTTCTGATCAAGATCTTCAAAACCCAGAAAGCGATGGTCCTGTTCCAGaccaaaaccaaacccaaaCCACACAAACAAACCCAATTGACCATGCGATTGCACAAAGACAGCTGAGGGTTTTCATAGTGTTTTACTCAATGTATGGGCATGTGGAGGTCTTGGCCAGGAGGATAAAGAAAGGGGTTGATTCCATGGATGGGGTTGAAGGGTTTCTGTACCGGGTTCCGGAGACGCTGTCCTCTGAAGTATTGGAGCAGATGAAGGTGCCCAAGAAAGATGGTAATGCAGATGAAGTGCCTGTGATATTGGCCGAGAGGTTGGTGGAGGCTGACGGGCTCTTATTCGGGTTTCCGACCCGGTATGGATCCATGGCTGCTCAGATGAAAGCCTTTTTTGACTCCACAGGGCACTTGTGGAGGGAGCAGAGGCTTGCAGGTGTGCCTGCTGGGTTCTTTGTGAGTACTGGCACACAGGGTGGGGGGCAAGAGACCACTGC TTGGACAGCAATTACTCAGTTAGCACACCATGGAATGCTCTATGTTCCTATTGGTTACACATTTGGTGCCGGAATGTTTGAAATGGACTCTCTTAGAGGAGGGTCTCCATATGGTGCTGGTGTCCTTTCTGGTGATGGCACAAGGAAACCAAGTGAAACAGAGCTGGCTCTCGCAGAGCATCAAGGGAAATACATGGCTGGAATAGTCAAGAGGTTTGCACAGCCTTCTTTTCGTGCGCCAGGTCTTGGACTGGACTAG
- the LOC18767370 gene encoding deSI-like protein At4g17486 → MKSGPKDGWHSIMPLCLRGKAASRFCLFPKVKTAGYIPGSAPVYLNVYDLTPANGYVYWAGLGIFHSGVEVHGVEYAFGAHEYSSSGVFEVEPRQCPGFKFRRSIFIGMTCLDPFQVREFMERQSAIYNGDSYHLIVRNCNHFCEDICYKLTGKPIPKWVNRLARIGSLCNCILPDTLKTTTVPHDPNFQRCESERKRLRSAFTCLSSMSMPQREVSMSSLFLHSHYKGCLPPWEFKRSRNDSLKEG, encoded by the exons ATGAAATCGGGACCAAAGGATGGCTGGCACTCTATTATGCCTCTTTGTTTGAGAGGCAAAGCAGCCTCACGTTTTTGCTTGTTTCCAAAGGTGAAGACAGCAGGCTACATTCCAGGGAGCGCACCTGTCTATCTGAATGTCTATGACTTGACACCAGCAAATGGCTATGTCTATTGGGCAGGCCTTGGTATCTTTCACTCCGGGGTAGAAG TTCATGGTGTAGAATATGCCTTTGGAGCGCATGAGTACTCATCAAGTGGTGTCTTTGAGGTTGAACCTCGACAATGCCCTGGCTTCAAGTTTAGAAGGTCAATTTTCATTGGCATGACATGCTTGGATCCATTCCAGGTTAGAGAGTTCATGGAGCGTCAATCTGCAATTTACAATGGTGACTCGTATCACTTGATTGTAAGGAACTGCAACCATTTCTGTGAGGATATATGTTATAAGCTCACCGGAAAACCAATACCAAAATGGGTCAACCGACTTGCAAGAATAG GTTCACTGTGCAACTGTATACTCCCGGACACCCTTAAGACGACCACTGTTCCACATGACCCCAATTTCCAAAGATGCGAAAGTGAAAGAAAGAGACTAAGAAGTGCTTTCACTTGCTTGTCATCAATGTCAATGCCTCAGAGGGAAGTATCAATGTCGTCGTTGTTTCTACATTCTCACTATAAAGGCTGCTTACCACCATGGGAGTTTAAAAGGTCTAGAAATGACTCATTGAAGGAAGGTTGA
- the LOC18767363 gene encoding dolichyl-diphosphooligosaccharide--protein glycosyltransferase 48 kDa subunit isoform X1: MLKLLSVLTFLTLTLPFLTHSFSPDHPTDRRILVLLDDLALKSSHSLFFKSLQSRGFELDFKLADDPKISLQRYGLYSYDALILFSPSVDRFGGSIDLAAILDFVDSGHDLIIAADTNASDLIRQIAVECGVDFDEDPAAVVIDHTSYAVSDTEGDHTVIASDDFIKSDVILGSKKIEAPVLFQGIGHTVNSENSLVLKVLSASPSAYSANPKSKLSNPPSLTGSAISLVSVVQARNNARVLISGSLSLFSNRFFRSKVQKAGSPKKHEKSANEQFLTELSKWVFHERGHLKAVNVRHHKVGEADEPAIYRINDDLEYSVEIYEWHGKSWEPYVADDVQVQFYMMSPYVLKTLSTDQKVMHVIPSRLAVFPVDFLLIPFLIFVLFFVLQGSYFTAFKVPDVYGVFQFKVEYQRLGYTSLSLSKQIPVRPFRHNEYERFIPAAYPYYGAAFSMMAGFFIFTVVHLYSK, encoded by the exons ATGCTGAAGCTCCTAAGTGTCCTCACCTTCCTAACCCTAACCCTCCCATTTCTCACCCACTCTTTCTCGCCGGACCACCCAACCGATCGCCGGATCCTCGTCTTGCTCGACGACCTCGCCCTCAAATCCTCGCACTCCTTGTTTTTCAAGTCCCTGCAATCTCGAGGCTTCGAGCTCGATTTCAAGCTCGCCGATGATCCCAAGATCTCCTTGCAGCGTTACGGCCTGTATAGCTATGACGCCTTGATTCTCTTTTCTCCTTCGGTCGATC GGTTTGGAGGGTCCATTGACCTGGCTGCTATACTTGATTTTGTGGATAGCGGTCATGATTTGATCATTGCAGCTGATACCAATGCATCTGATTTGATCCGACAAATCGCAGTCGAGTGCGGAGTTGATTTTGATGAG GATCCAGCGGCTGTGGTCATAGATCACACAAGCTATGCAGTTTCCGACACTGAAGGAGATCATACAGTTATTGCTAGTGATGATTTCATCAAGTCTGATGTAATTTTAGGAAGCAAGAAAATTGAG GCTCCTGTACTTTTCCAGGGGATTGGCCATACGGTGAATTCTGAAAATAGCCTG GTTTTAAAAGTTCTCTCAGCTTCACCTTCAGCATATTCTGCTAACCCCAAAAGCAAGCTGTCAAATCCTCCTTCTCTCACTGGATCTGCTATATCTTTAGTTTCAGTTGTGCAG GCAAGAAACAATGCTCGGGTTTTGATCTCTGGTTCATTAAGTTTGTTTAGCAATAG GTTTTTCAGATCTAAGGTTCAGAAGGCTGGGAGCCCGAAGAA ACATGAGAAATCAGCTAATGAGCAGTTTCTGACTGAACTTAGCAAATGGGTTTTCCACGAAAGAGGTCATCTCAAG GCTGTGAATGTAAGACACCACAAAGTTGGGGAAGCAGATGAACCTGCAATTTACAGGATCAACGATGACttg GAATATTCGGTGGAGATTTATGAATGGCATGGAAAAAGTTGGGAGCCATATGTTGCTGATGATGTTCAAGTGCAGTTTTATATGATGAGTCCCTATGTTCTGAAAACCTTATCGACTGATCAGAAGGTAATGCACGTTATTCCCTCCAGACTTGCTGTATTTCCTGTAGATTTTCTGTTGATACCCtttctgatttttgttttattttttgtattgcaGGGCAGTTATTTTACAGCATTTAAAGTTCCAGATGTTTACGGGGTGTTCCAGTTCAAGGTTGAGTACCAGAGGCTTGGCTACACAAGTTTATCCCTATCAAAGCAG ATTCCTGTTCGGCCATTTAGACACAATGAATATGAAAGATTTATACCAGCAGCTTATCCCTATTATGGAGCAGCATTTTCTATG ATGGCAggcttcttcatcttcacgGTTGTCCACTTATACAGCAAGTAG